The nucleotide sequence ATTTTACCATGCGCTTCAATCTGTATTCATAATTCACATAATAAAGCAAGTGAACATGGAACGTAttcataattcatatatttaaacGGAATTTGTGCAATATAACCTTATACTTCACAGCTGACAAGTCAAttgtacaatttaaaattaccatatatgaacatattgcaACATAGAAAATAGATGCAAATTAAAAATTCCTTTCCCGATGCTACGTTATGCAATACGTAGCTCGCGATTCTCAATTCAGTCTACCGTTATGAATCTGAATCCGTCCGACTTTTCACAAGCAGACGGGGGGTCTAACTCCTTCCAAGCTTCCCCAACCACTTTCCAAATATAGCATGAGTAGACCGATATTTGTGAGATTAGATTTATCTTTACAGCCAAAACATTCATGAAatggttatgcaccagtcaattgtaaccacggcccccaggtccggggaatatcggggactttgactttcggtccagccaaccccgggtaaaatccccgacctgcggggacgaacagatggtaaaatccccgccaaatgcctccGCACaccagggaccctagataagtCCCATTCCCCGCTTTATTTtgcacgaagacaaaaccaccgcattcacccggcactgctgccccacctgaaaggtaaaaacacggcccatttccccggctatccccagtatacccccggacctgggggaggggggacgtggctacaattgactggtgcatcatTTTAAGAATAATGGACTCTCTTTTGTAATCTTTGCTCTCAGAGGATGCAAGCGAATTTTGAGTACAATGGctcttttaaagaaatataggAAAAAGTGACGATATGAAGAGGTCAAGTGAAGACATGAACAGCAAAAGGAACAACACGAACAGAAGAAGGGAGAACATGAACTGGTAAAGAAACAACATGAACAGGTGGAAGGACAACATTAACGGGTGGAGTGACAACATGGACAGGTGAAGGGACAATATAAACAGGTGAAGGGACAACATAAATAGGTGGAGGGACAACATGAACAGGTGGAGGGTCAACATGAACGGGTGAAGGGACAACAGGAACAGCTGGAGGGACAACATGAACAGGTGGAGGGACAACATGAACAGGTGGAGGGGCAACAGGAACAGCTGGAGGGACAACATGAACAGGTGAAGAGACAACATGAACAGGTGGAGGGACAACAGGAACAGCTGGAGGGACAATATGAACAGGTGGAGGGACAACATGAACAGGTGGAGGGACAACATGAACAGGTGGAGGGACAACAGGAACAGCTGGAGGGACAATATGAACAGGTGGAGGGACAACATGAACAGATGGAGGGTCAACATGAACAGGTGGAGGGACAACAGGAACAGCTGAAGGGACAACATGAACAGATGAAGGGACAACATGAACAGATGAAGGGACAACATGAACAGATGAAGGGACAACAGGAACAGCTGAAGGGACAACATGAACAGATGAAGGGACAACATGAACAGGTGGAGGGTCAACATGAACAGGTGGAGGGACAACATGAACAGGTGGAGGGACAACATGAACAGGTGGAGGGTCAACATGAACAGGTGGAGGGACAACAGGAACAGCTGAAGGGACAACATGAACAGATGAAGGGACAACAGGAACAGATGGAGGGACAACATGAACAGGTGAAGGGACAACATGAACAGGTGGAGGGACAATATGAACAGATGGAGGGACAACATGAACAGGTGAAGGGACAACATGAACATGTAAAGGAACAACATGAACCGGCGGAGGGACAACATGAACAGGTGGAGGGACAACATGAACAGGTGGAGGGACAACATAAACAGGTAAATGAACAACATGAACCGACGGAGGGACAACATGAACAGGTAAAGGGACAACATAAACAGGTAAATGAACAACATGAACCGGCGGAGGGACAACATGAACTGGTGAAGGGACAACATGAACAGGAGGAGGGACAACATGAACAGTTGAGGTACAACATGAACAGGTGAAGGGACAACATGAGCAGGTGGAAGGACAACATGAACAGGTGGAGGGACAACATGAACAGGTTTAGGGACAACATAAGCAGGTGGAGGGACAACATGAGCAGGTAGAGGGGTACCATAAGCAGGTGGAGGGACACCTGGAACAGGTGGAAGGACAACATGAACAGGTTAAGGGCCACATGAACAGGCGGAGGGACAGGAGGAACAGGTGGAGGGACAACAGGAACAGGTGAGTAGAAAACATAAACAGGTTTAGTGACAACATGAATAGGTGAAGGGACAGCATAATCAGGTGGAGggacaaaataaacatgcgGAGTGACAACAGAAACAGGTTAAGGGACAATATGAACAGGTGGAGGGACAACATGAACAGGTGAAGGGACAACGGGAACAGGTTAGGAGCAACATGAACAGGCGGAGAGCGATATTAAGAGGTTAAGGGGCATGAGTTGTAAGGAATTGTCTGAAAAATCGATCAACTTTAGTTTCTGCAAAAGGATGCCATGATCCACTATGCCACATGCTTTACAAATATTATGGAAAACAGTTCTTTTTCTGAGTTGGCTATATCTTAAACCGATGGATATCTGAGACCTCTAAACGCCGAATTAACAGAATGTTTTTCCCAGAACCCGGTTtgtttattatgaataatatttgttaaatgaaagtAAAACTGAATTTGTTTAGCAACGAGTCTTTTAACAATCTTTGATATTGCACCTATAACTGAAATAGGTCGATACACTCATGCatcttttaattttatcaataaaacacatcacaACTCCGGTCaaacatacatgacaacatgaTGACATATACGAATGGACAACAGTGCCGATACTAGcttactaatactaatactaagtagtataacattgtctgtATTTTCGGACATTGAAGTAGttgtgtattttataaattcGCATATATGTAtggaataattattttactaacaaattATTAGGAAACTTTCCattgttaaagataattttctacgtttgaaattatgtataagaaaataaatatttttcttgttcCATTGTTACGTCCAGTAGGTGGCGTGTTATCAGTTTTACACAGGTGCAAAAAAGTCATTCAGCTTGGGAACATTTGACTGGACGAATTgaaatttatagaattattttataaattatattattgtagATATTTGAATATGGTAAATTGTTTGCATCAGCAATAAGTATCATATAAGATAATCGATTTTAAGTGTGTCGTGTCAGTTAGTGTAAGCTCATTATTTGCATCTTGAATTGATTATATTATAGAATAAGATttcttgaaatacatatttgcGTATCAactcaaataattatattacagcCAAGTGACACCACCAAGTTTGGAAATGAGGAATACACCCATACAaaatgtgcgtgaagttagcaccgcAGCACCGCAACACCGCAGCATCGCGGTGATGTCACCGCAACCACGGTGTTAGCACCGAATCACCGGATTTTTACCAAAgcatatttataattgttatttcagTATAGCATAGGAGTTGCTCTTGGTCATGGCATAGATCACTGAACTGCGATTTTGGGCAGTCTGTGGAATTTTGGTCGCATTATGTGAAAATAAGCCCCGTGTTATTCAACTATTTATAGCTGTGATACcttaaaatgagaaaggggaccagTCTCACCTATACCAGAGTGAAGCCTAGGCATGAACCTAGGTCATGGCATAGATCACTGGTctgcgattttaggcaggctctGAGTTGTTTATACTTATAGGCTAACACCCTAGGAATTTTCcatcaatttttcaattatttgtagaagtgataccttaaaaatgtGAAAGGGGACCACTCTCACCTATACCAGAGTGTAGCCTAGGCATAAAcctaggtcatggcataggtcaTTGGTCTGCAATTTTGGATAAGATATGGGTTTTTTATACTTATAGGCTAACACCCTGGGAATTTTCCGTCAATTTTTCAATCATTTGCagcggtgataccttaaaaatgagaaaggggatCACTTTCATCTATACCAGAGTGTAGCCTAGGCATTAAcctaggtcatggcataggtcaTTGGTCTGCGATTTTGGGCAGGCTCTGAGTTGTTGATACTTATAGGCTAACACCATAGGAATTTTCcatcaatttttcaattatGTGTAGTGCTACAACgccaattatttgcaataatttacttGTAGCATTTTAGtcactgaattttattttataagaatacatataaatttttgcaatattcaaatgtacattgcatattaattttacaatgttcttTTGTTCGTTACGTATCCACCACGTTACAAGTACATACTTtagatatttatctttaatgtatGTCGCCCTAAGcgcattttgttgttaaaacgtCTTATTTCTAAATGCGGCGGTCCAGCATGGAAAAAGGTTATTAATAGCCTTGTGACGGTCACGTGGTAGATACTGACCAAAAGatactgataaaacattattctgGTTTTGACAAGCGTCGAGGATACACCTCTGTTAGGATTTCctatcaaaattacaaaatatatgaacattttaaactagtGAAAAGGAATTGTTACCActgttattcattattatcacaatcaaataaaacacttaaaactttTATGCTGTTTTACTTGGATACTTTCGAAGTGAGCGTTGGACAACTAATAGTTATAACACCATTGTGTCATAGTCGACTAAGACTTCGTGACTAACCGTGTATTCCGGAcattacttttactactactacttttaaaaCCCCTTACACGACCAGTTTTTCATCCTGTCATCAGTTGGTCGAGAATCCAACGggtagtttatatattttgaactgcCCCGATATCCTACCTTCACAAAGCTAAGCGAGATGATCTACCCAGAGAACCCCCACCAGCGGATGGACCTCCGACCCCGCTATGGAAATCCACACAAGCGAAAACCCTACAGTGGCTATCTTCAGCGAGATCGTCTCTTCAGCCGCCATCCTAAAGCTTTTCTGCCCGGACATATATGGGATAGTAATATTGTGTTTGAAGCCCATCATCAGCATCAAAcgatttttcatcaaaaaaggACTTTTTCTTATTCGTTACTCCGGGCTAAGAAAGTTGCTCGCGACAGACGTCGCATGACGGCATTTCTGAGGAAGAAGACAGCTGAAAGTATGCCATTTGCTTCGATAGAAAATCATTGTCTTCaatattatcaaacaaacaACTCAGTTGATTTGAAAATTGCAGTagttgctatgcaatcagaagACAAGGAATGTCAAACAGACACCTCACAGACAAACACTGACGTAAACCACGTGCAACTTTCAGACACAGACATAACTacacatgaacaaaaaatcgCGGAACTATTTGGTCATTACAACGAATGGAAGGAGCACGCTGAACAGTTGCAGGAAGAGGTTAGGTCCCCTTCGTCATTCAAGGAACTTGCCCTCTTTCGTGTTAATGAATTAAATAGAGAAATGACGGCAGTAACTCAGGATAATGACACTCTTCACGCCgaaatcaaaacattaacatCGTGCAACACATTACTAGCAAATGAAAATTCAAGGCTACAGTCATCTCTCAGGGACCTCAACTTTAAACAGGAGCACCAGATACAGCAAACTCAACATTTTGAGCAATTCCATCCTTGCGGTCCGAATAACCATCCGCCTGATGCATATAACACATACGGACACTACAACAATCATTACAACTATTAACACTAACCTCATTCATGTGTGTATTAAAGTAAATTTCTTCGAAGTGATACAACtatgattttataatataattcatgcactgtatttatcattattttaactaACAGATTTCACGAATGATTTTAGCTTGTTCGAATTCGgttaacacatttaaattttatacttatgataaacatttgttttgattacAACTGCATATATCACTTATTATCATGTTGTTTTCAGTTTATGATCACGAGGACGTGATCTTATCCGGACGGTGGAGATATGCTACAACgccaattatttgcaataatttacttGTAGCATTTTAGtcactgaattttattttataagaatacatataaatttttgcaatattcaaatgtacattgcatattaattttacaatgttcttTTGTTCGTTACGTATCCACCACGTTACAAGTACATACTTtagatatttatctttaatgtatGTCGCCCTAAGcgcattttgttgttaaaacgtCTTATTTCTAAATGCGGCGGTCCAGCATGGAAAAAGGTTATTAATAGCCTTGTGACGGTCACGTGGTAGATACTGACCAAAAGatactgataaaacattattctgGTTTTGACAAGCGTCGAGGATACACCTCTGTTAGGATTTCctatcaaaattacaaaatatatgaacattttaaactagtGAAAAGGAATTGTTACCActgttattcattattatcacaatcaaataaaacacttaaaactttTATGCTGTTTTACTTGGATACTTTCGAAGTGAGCGTTGGACAACTAATAGTTATAACACCATTGTTTCATAGTCGACTAAGACTTCGTGACTAACCGTGTATTCCGGAcattacttttactactactacttttaaaaCCCCTTACACGACCAGTTTTTCATCCTGTTATCAGTAGCGGCGATTCCTTTATaatgagaaaggggaccactCTCACCAGAATGTAGCCTAGGCATTAACCTAAGTCATGGTCAAATATAAAAGTAGGCAAGCcttataattaaatttgaaaaataaataatcgtaaaatcGATCTTTTGAGGAACTACGTATTTGACGTCAATAGGGATATCCTTCGATACACATATATTGTATATCTTTATAATGTCTTGTGTTTAAAGGCAGGATTTCTTCACCTTTAGACATATCCCCAAAaagttttttcaataaattttgacGATATAGAATCAAACGCCTTCAAAGTCAATCAGTATAATGAGTCCAGGAATGTTCTTATCATCACACAATTTCATTACATCATACAACAATCGAGAATTACCACTGATATTTCGACCTTTTCCAAATCCAGTTTggactttgaaaacaaaaacatctactacagatttcaaaatatttgctatgctacttttttaagaattgtttaggtttattttccttttatataCACACATCCGTACATAACGTAATATTTCTAGGAAACAAATTACACTTCAAGCCATGGTTAATTGCTCTCACAAcaaaattgttgatatatttccaAAACGTTCTTCAAAAAATTACTGTATATATCCATTACATCCCGGACTTTTATcatgtttcatatgttttagaGTACATGATACTTCGTCATATGTCAGAAGGCCCTCTAAGGAGCTTAACTGATGTTGGTTTAATACAGTTTAAACACAGTTATCTAGTTCTTCTTGAACATCAGAATCCCTTTGACTGTAAAGATTTTCAGAAAACTTATAAGACTCCTTCAGAATCTCATCCTGTTcacaaataaaagaaacatagtCTCTTTCAATAAATGGTATATGTATATCAGCAATAGTTTTCTAGTTTTCAAGATTGCAGAAACATGAGAAAGCTGTGGATTTAATTATAAAGCCTCTAAGCTTATTggttattgtattcatttaacTCCGTCTCTAAGAGTAGGCACTGTTCTTTGTTATCTTCTGTCATATTACTTTGTAGGTTTATAATACTATTTAGCAATATTTCGTCTTGTTTATTTCTCTTTTTAGACTCATAACTTGCAAATGATATAGTTTTACCTCTTATTTCCATtgacagtttttaaaaatagttcatcATTTATTACAGTCTGTATTTCTGATCTATTCATTTCTATCACAGCATTAGTGAATACAGAATACGATATTGTAAAGTGACATCAtcaatctttctttttatacataataaatattcaataactaATAAAAGTGGGTTATTAAAATGTCAAAGGCCTTTACCATGCTTGATAACAGCAAAACCTAATTTTGAGGTAAAATGGAATGGTCTGATATGTAACAAATATCTGTTTTACATTTCCTCCCAAGATTTATCCCattatttgatatcaaaaagGTCAAGTCTTTCCTGCTGAACAGGATTTAATCTTCTCCAAGTTTAAGTTTCTGTATCTTCATGCAGTTCTGTGTATGGATCTAATAAGtttttatctgaaattaattttagCAACCTTTTCCTAACTTTAAcattatgcttatttttttcttcttattatAGTCTAATTCAGGAATGAACACTATTCTATAATCTCCACAAATCGCTTATCTATATAATTAAGTGTGTCTATATTTTCGAAATGAATACTTAGAAAATCTAGACAATCTATTTTTTGTGCGTAGATATTTgctaacagaaaaaaatacatcattataCAATAATTCCAGAATAAGAAAATTTCCATTAATATCTTCATCTAATAGATCCTTTaactttttgttgtaaatttcGCTTGAAAGACCAGAGTGAAAGCGAGTGTCTTGTGTCCTCATCGAGTTTATTACACAATGAAATGGCGGAAAGAAATGTTGAACGCCTGTAGATCCCCTATTAAGTGTTACTAGAGTTTCACTGTTTCGTGGATTATAGTGGTTGTAATCAATTACTGTCACCGGTAACAGCTGCGATAGAAAAGATGGTAGCTCTtcacaattatatgtatatactatGATGAGTTTTTGCATTTTCCCTCTATCCGATAATGAAATCCAAAACAATTTCTTTAATCATCTTTGCAATTGACACAGGTCGTGTACAACAATTGCTGCCTCATATTGAAGGTTCTCGATTGTTTCTTGTTAATATTCAGTACAATTATCCCATACTACTTACTACTGAATCACATTTGATtgagattttaattttaagagcTTGCATTGAACCAAGAACCTGATTTGCAGCAgtaataatgttttcaatatgttgatGCCGGGTTCCGTCAGAACTTAAAAGTGACCAGTTAATATTTATGTGTGTCAAAATAAGTTAGTGCTGTTGTATCAAATACAAGATGTGGGTGCGGTTTGTTTGACAGTGCGCAAAACATTGCTTGGGTTTTTGACGAGTTGAGTTGAACTAGAAATTATTTTGACCAGTCAGAAATGGTTTGCATGTCAGCATTTAGAGTGCTCTTCATATGATTTGTGCTAGCTGACGAGACAGCACTTAGGGAACTAAAGCTGTGCTTTGTAGTGCGTCAGCTATGTCATTAAAGTATATGAGAACGAGTAGAGAGCATAAAACAGAGTGGTACACCTGCTGTGATGAGTTTAAAGTGAGAAAATGATAGTGTTGTGAATCGGTTCCAGTTCGCATATCGATAATCGGTCCCATataagtaaccgattatcgaaaGTACAATCGGACTTTGACAATaccttaattgtagttttattattgTACAAGAACTCGTAATCCTTAACTATGCTCATGGtatgtgtattttaaagttatttggtGTTATTGTTGCTTTCGGCCAAAAACAACTGAACACTTTCGAATGTTTAAATGAGCTCAAATGATAAAATTGGTAGAAATTAACCAATCGCAAATAACGAGAGGAAATAAGATAAACATCTAGCCAGTTAaatcgatgatcgattatgaccaaatacaaCCGATTGTCCTCGATTTCAGGACCAGCCAATCAGTTTTGAAATTGAACCATTAAACTCAACCATTATGTTTTCCAAGTTACTGTAAAATATCTCCTTTGTGTGCTTTGTCATATTAGTTACTTTGttccttattttttatattctgaCCGATCGTGAGGTTTGTTCGATGaagtggattttttttattagctTATCAcgcttgtttttttctttctaaatttCCGAGTTGTACCAAGGTTGTCTAAGTTTCGTTTAGTTGCAAAGTAGGTTAGGGTGCATTCTTCAGCTATTGTAATGAACATATTAGTAAACTCATTTGACGCTtcgaaaattttaaaaatcttcttttaatACACGCCAATTTTACACgaattttcttttaatgaatGCTTATGTCGCAAAATGATCACTTATATGTGAAAGATTTCCAGAAACTTCAAAATTTAGGACACTTTTATGTTCTGATACGGCAATAGGGTCTAATGAAGTACTAGAAGTATTCATTGAGTCGGCGTGGTTATGCCATTATTTAGATGATTAAGTAGTATGGTATCTTTAAATTTGTGGTTTGAGGTGTTTAGTCTTcgttaagggccttccacagtgcaaaagtcgtttgaaggaccgaatcataaaatgtttaaaaaaaacattttctttatttagtttGAGGTACAATATATCACaa is from Mya arenaria isolate MELC-2E11 chromosome 9, ASM2691426v1 and encodes:
- the LOC128246262 gene encoding uncharacterized protein LOC128246262; its protein translation is MASVEGQHEQVEGQHERVKGQQEQLEGQHEQVEGQHEQVEGQQEQLEGQHEQVKRQHEQVEGQQEQLEGQYEQVEGQHEQVEGQHEQVEGQQEQLEGQYEQVEGQHEQMEGQHEQVEGQQEQLKGQHEQMKGQHEQMKGQHEQMKGQQEQLKGQHEQMKGQHEQVEGQHEQVEGQHEQVEGQHEQVEGQHEQVEGQQEQLKGQHEQMKGQQEQMEGQHEQVKGQHEQVEGQYEQMEGQHEQVKGQHEHVKEQHEPAEGQHEQVEGQHEQVEGQHKQVNEQHEPTEGQHEQVKGQHKQVNEQHEPAEGQHELVKGQHEQEEGQHEQLRYNMNR